A stretch of DNA from Maridesulfovibrio sp.:
GGCTGAGTCGAGGAGTATCAGTACTCAGCATCGTGCAGCTTGATGAGTGGGACGATTTTAAGATATGAAAAGAGTGTGCTGTGTCTATGAAACAACGGATTGGTCGGGCATCGCAGTGACGGAAACATGTTGGGGCAGGAAAGTTGCTACTGATGCTTGAGTTCTGAAACGGAAAATCAGTTTTTGAAATATTTGCGCTCCGGTCGTCCTACTGTGCCGTACACAACATCGGGGTAAATGCTGCCGATGGAAACCAGATATTCCAGATAGCGTCTGGCCGTGGACCTGCTCGCTCCTATTATCTCGCCCATTTCTTCGGCGCTCAGACCTTCCTGCCTACCCGATATATCCTTTCCGAAGGCGGCCTTGACCTTTTTAAGGGTCAGGGGGTCAATCCCTTTAGGCAGGGTTTCGGGACAGGATTCGGACATGGATGAGGCCGGATTGAGGTTGCGGATGCTGTCCACATCCTTCTGTTCTATGGCTTCCTCCGAATGCAGGCGGCGGAAATATTCACCGAATTTTTCAAGGCAGGTCACAAAGCGGTCGAGGATCACCGGTTTGATAATATAGTCGAACACACCCCCGCGCAGTGCTTCCTTGAGCGGTCCCATTTCTCTGGCGGCGGTTATAAGAATCACGTCGGTTTCAATCCCCTTGGCCCTGATTTCACGCAGCATATCCAGACTTGTTCCTTCAGGGAAGTACAGGTCCAGCAGGATGAGGTCGGGATTGTAAAGGCGGATCATGGTTTTTGCGTCCTCAAGCCCCTGGGCTATGGCCACCACGCTGAACCCCGGCACTCTTTCGGTAAAGCGGCGGTGGAGATCTGCAATTCTGGCGTCATCCTCTACGATAACTACTTTGACATCGATCATGCGACAGTACACCTGGCTTTTGGAATTACTACGGAAAAGAGTGTTCCGCCGGATTTCGCCGTTGAAACGGATATGAATCCGCCAAGCTCATCAAGTCTCTGACGGACCAGATAGAGGCCAAGCCCGCGCCGCGTGCTTCCCTTGGACGAAATCCCTTTCTCGAAGATATGCTCCACTTTATCCGGTGGAATTCCGGGGCCGGAATCTTCCACTTCAAAGACAAAGTCGTTTCCAAGGTCTGTGAAGGAAAGGAAGACATTGCGGTTGTCCTTGTCCTGCTCCAGCACCGCTTCAAAGGCGTTGTCCAGCAGGTTGCCGACAATTGTGACAATCTTTTCCTGCTTGATCCAGTCCGGCACATCCACCATGGTCCCTTCCCGGTCGACCTGGAAGTTTATTTTCAACTCCCTTGCCCGGTTGTATTTACCAAGCACAATCGCCGCGATCACCGGGTGGGGGACGGCCTTGTTCAGGAACCTGATCAAATCCTCGTATCCGGATGATTCATGGCTGACCAGATCCAGAGCTTCCTGATAGGCTTCTATCTGGATAAGCCCGGCTATGGTGTGGAGTTTGTTCGAGTATTCATGGGTCTGCCCGCGCATCAGTTCGGAATATTCCTGAATGCTGGAGAGCTCATGGGAAATGCGGTCCAGCTCGTCCTTTCGCCGGAAGCTGGCCACTAGTCCCTTGATGGCGCCGTCTTTAAGGACCGGGACTATATTGAAGATCAGTTCCTGTCCGTTCACTATCCGTTCCTGATCGAACTCGCTTTCTCCGGTGGTCAGGGCATGTTTGAGACCGGCGCAGGGAATCACGTCGTCAATGTGTTTTCCGACCAGCTCCGCGGAATAGAAGCAGGTGTATTTGAGCGCGGCCTTGTTGGCCAGACGGATTTCTCCCTTGTGGTCTGTGGCTATGACTCCTTCCCTGATGGTCTCCAGCACGGCTCCCCGTTCAAGGTAGAGATTGGTTATTTCTGCCGGTTCCAGATTGAGGGTGATCTTTTTGAGATGGCGGGCAATGCAGGCCGTGATTACAAAACCAAGCAGAGTCAGGCAGAGGATGAAGATCAGCGGCCGGTGCATGTGTTCGGCAATGCTTTTCTTTACGCTGGCTGAAAGGTAACCAACGGACACAAAGCCGATAATTTTCTGGTCCGTGGATAGGATGGGTACGAATGAACGGATGGATCGGCCGAGCGTTCCTACAGCTTCAGATACGTAGGATTTTCCCTCTTTGATAACCGGCCCGGTATCGCCGCCGACAAACGTCTGTCCGATCCTTTCCGGAACCGGGTGTGAAAAACGTCTGTTTTCAGCATCCCCCACAACAATAAAGGTGGCGCCTGTTTTTTTGCGGATGTTTTCTGCGAGAATCTGAATTTTTCCTTCGGGATCATTCAGCAGCAGTTCATCACGGATCATCGGTGTATGGGCTATGGATTGCGCTGTCTGGAGAGCTCGCAGCCCGATCTGTTCCTTCAGTATATTGGAAGTGAGGTCAGAGATGAGGAACCAGGTGATGCCAAGTTGAATAAGAACAAGTCCGGCAACCATGTAGGCAAGATAATGCTGAATGGTTTTGGGCTTAACGGCAGTAAGGATGTTGTATAAACGCATGGCCACTTTGCACTGCAGGCTTGTTCAGAAGTCATGGTTGAGGCGGTTGAAAGCAATTGCATTTCAACCGTATCCTTCATGAAAGCATTGTTCTTCTCATTATTTTTGCTGAAACAATTGTTTTGTAACAGTCAAAAATAATGTTTGCAAACCAATATAAGCAGCTCTTCTGCAGTTATGATGCTTGGGCGGGGTTACCGATTCTCTTCAAGCTTGCGGGAGTCTTCCATGGCGGGGCCAGCATCAGAAGAATTCAGAACGGACAGTATCTCCTCAATTCCCTCGCCGGACACACTGCTGGTGCGTATTATCTTTTTGGCTCCGGCCTGCCGGAGAAAGCGTTCGGCCAGAACAGGGTCTGCATCAGGGGAGTCTGTTTTGGTGACAATGCCGAGGACCGTACGATTGAACATGGAAGCGAAAAGAGGCGGAAAGAGGCTGGTCCGGCGGGTGGAGTCCTGTACCAGGGCCAGCACGTGGCAGTCAGCAGAGGAAGTGATAAGGGCGTGGTAGAACCAGCTGTTCTCCAGAAATTCACCCGGAGTGTTGATGAACGGACCGAAGTATTCAACGGCCATGGCCCGGCGCGGAGTGTAGGATTCTCCGGAAAGAGCCCTGATAAGCGAGCTTTTGCCGCAACGGGTTTCGCCCGCGAACATCATTTTTTTCATGGTTTTCCGGTTTGTTTTACAGCCCGTTGAAAGAATAAAAAACGCAGATTGCCGTTTTTCAACAGTCTGTTAAGACCGGGTCAGTTCAACGGACGAATAGTGCAGGGTTTGCTCAAAATAATCGAGCACCGCGCGAAGAGATGCTTCCACGCTGGCAACATCGCCCTGAATGAGCAGGGACCCTCCGAAACGGTCCAGAAAACCGATTTCCACTGAAGCGGCTTTGGTAGCGACATCCGAGGCGATGATTACTCCCTCGCTTGGAGTGATGGTCATGATGCCGATGGCCCCGGAGGCGCTGTCGTCCAGCCCCAGCTTGAGATAGATGTCCCGGTGAGGGCTGGCTATGAGATGGGCAAGGGTAACCTGCTTGCCGGGAACATATTCCTGAATGATACGCTGCTTGGTATTACTGCCGTTATCCATCATGGCCGACTCCTGAGAAAAAAGGTTGTTACCTAGCTTCACAAAATTGTTGATCCAACTAGGGATTCCAAAGGGGATTATCCCCTTTGGCCGCAGGCAGCGAAATCAAATCACCAAAAGCGCGAAGCGCATCGAATCCAGTCTTTCAGATGTCTTTTGGCTAAGTTAAGGATGTCGCCACGTTGAAAAAAGTCCGGCACATGCTGAAGGGGTTACATGTGCCGGGAGGAGGTCTGTTCCGAGGGTGTCATCTCGGAACCCGTGTTAATATGTACAGACTGAGCCCCGGCCTAAATGAGCTGGGCTTTGATCTCTTCACTGGGGGAAGGAATGACCACATGGCTGTGGACCGGACCGGAATCGCCGACGCCTTCCACTCCTGCTTCAACGGAAGCTTTTACGGAGCCCACATCGCCGGTCATGGTTACGAATGCCTTGCCGGCAAGACCTGCGGCCATGCGGATTTCGATGAGGCTTACATTGGCTGCCTTGGCTGCTGCATCGGCAGCGAGAATGCATGATGCGGTGGTGCAGGTTTCAATAACTCCGAGAGCATCGATACCGGGCACCAGTGATGTTCCGCTGAGGGCGGGAATGACATCCATGTGCACACTGGGGATGGTGAAGTGGTCTACAACCATGTCCGCACCGATTTCACAGCCGACTTCTACGGAACTCTTGACCGCTCCGGTATCACCGGTGACTACTACAATATATCTGCCCGGGCAGGTGGGGCGGGCCATGACCAGTTCCACCTGTGCGGCCTTGAGCATTTCATCTGCGGTGTGCATGCCGTGGGCAACGCTGTTCAGCTCAACACAACCGATAGTACGTAAATTCATTTTATATCTCCTTTGGAAGGGGACGCGCTTTGCGCTTTTGACAGGTTCGCTTCGGGCGTTCAAAGGAGCCTGGCCCCTTTGCAGTACCTGCTGATTATTTCCTGATGACTACTACGCCGTTATCAACACTTGCTACTGTTCCGTCGATGCTGGCGTGAACCCTTGCACCCATGGCGCCTTCGGGGATTTCTCCGATCAGGTCGCCGCAAGATACGCTGTCCCCGGCGGAAACAACACATTTTGCCGGAGCACCGATGTGCTGACCCAGACGAATGCTGACCGACTCGGGAGTGAATTCTCCTGCATATCCGGGATGGACGTCATATTTTGCAAGGTTCAGGCGCTGGATAAGGCGTTTCGTGGGGATGGCTCTGCTTTCACGGTACGGGTTGGCAGCCAGCGTATTTCCCTTGGATTCCCAGGTAATGCGTTCCTTCATGAGAATGCGTTTGATCCGGGCGTTGACCTCACGCGGGGAAACCATCATCGGGCAGGCGAATTTTTCACAGACGCCGCACTCGGAGCAGAGCAGGGCTTCTTTGGCGATATCGCTGTCCAGTTCGTTGTTTACCAGTACCCGCATGAGTTTGTGCGGGTGCAGGGAATGGCCCAGCAGGTTGCGCGGGCAGAGGTCGGTACAGCGCGAACACTGGCAGCATACGGTATTGGTTATGCGGCGGAGCTTGTCCGGGTCCATGACCTTGGCGGCAATGACGTTATGATCGGGCGGCAGCACCAGAAGTCCGCTGGTGGTTTTGGTCACCGGCTGGGCGGTATCGGGAAGAACCCGGCCCATCATGGGGCCGCCGTCCACGACCTTGTAATCGGAAATGGTCGGTCCGCCGGCGAATTCCAGTACTTCGGAAACAAGGGTGCCGACAGGGACCTTTACAACCATGGGATTACGTATTTCTCCGCCCACGGTCAGGTAGCGGTGGGTAACCGGCTTTCCTTCCATGGCTCTGGCCACATTGAAAAGGGATTCGGTGTTGCTGACCACTGCACCGACCTGAAGGGGAATGCCGCGTTCGGGAACGGTACGGCCGAGCACTTCGTAGACCAGCACCTGCTCATCTCCGGCAGGGTAGAAATCTTTAAGAACAAAGCATTCCAGACGACCGGATGCGTCACGGGCAACAGCATCCTTCACGGCTTTTACAGCCTTTTCATGCTTGCCCTTGAGGCAGATGATGCCTTTGCCTGCTCCGGTACAGTCCATGATCGCTTCCAGACCGCGAATCATGGTGTCCACTTCCTCTTCCATGAGATAGGGGTCGCTCATCAGCAGAGGTTCACAGGAGGCGCCGTTCACCAGAACGGTATCCACCGTGGCCTCGGCCTTGACATGGGTCGGAAGACCGGCTCCACCGGCTCCGACAACGCCATTCTCTCTAATTACGTCAACTATATTTACTGCCATTTAATTATACCCTTTCATTCGTTTTCGATAATAAACGGGGAAAACCAATCGGAATTCCAAGGGGACCTGCTGTACCGGCCTTCCTGAACGGCCTGTTACCAGGCCTTGAGCAGAAGTTCCTTTACGTCATAGCGGGAAGGAATTCTGGGGTTGCCTGCAGTGCAGATATCGTCGAGCACATTGCGGGCAATGGTGTCCAGGCTGGACCGGAAAATATTTTCGTCAATTTTCAATTCACCGATATTGTTGGGAATACCCATGAACTCGTTCAAGCCGCTCACAGCTTCGATCAGGCTTCTGGTGCCTTCTTCCACTGTTTTCGCAGGCAGGCCCAGCATGGTGGCTATTTCGTGGTAGCGGATACCCACATCAAAGCTGTTGAACTTGATCGCGTGAGGCAGGACCACCGCATTGGCGAGTCCGTGCGGCACGTGGAAAATTCCACCGAGTGAGTGGGCGATTGAGTGTGTGATACCCAGCCCGCTGTTATTGAAAGCCATACCTGCCATGCAGGAACCAAGCAGCATGTGATCGCGGGCTTCCATATCGTCACCGTTCATATAGGCGCGCTTGAGATACTTGAATACGTAGCGGATAGCGTATCTTGCATAGATGGAAGTAAAAGCGTTGGCCTGACGGGAGGTGTAGGCTTCGATGGCGTGGGTCAGAACATCCATGCCCGTGGCAGCGGTTACATGCGGCGGCAGGGTGCGGGTGAAACGGGAATCGAGGATAGCCATATCCGGGATGAGCATTTCATCGTTAAGGGGAATCTTGACCTCATTGACCTTGTCGGTGACCACGGCAATGCTGGTCACTTCAGCCCCGGTGCCGCTCGTAGTGGGGATGGCCACCAGCATCGGCCTGGTCTTTCCTTCGAGGGCTTTGCCCGCGAAAAATGATATGGACTTCGCAGCGTCAATGGGGGACCCCCCGCCCAGCGCGATGATCAGGTCCGCCTGATTTTTAAGAAAAATCTGTGCTCCCCTGGTAACTGTCTCCAGGGAGGGATCAGGTTCAACCTCATCAAATATAATGTAGGGAATCCCGTTACGGTCCAGATGGGTGCGGACCCGGTCCGCAAATCCGGTCTTGACCATGAAGGGATCGGTAACAATAAAAGCCCGCTTCGACGGTATGGTCTCCAGATTGTCCAGAGCGTCCTCTCCGTAGCAGATCTTTGTTTTTCCGTAAAACTGTGTCACCTTTTTCTCCGATAAAATCCGAAACTATCAGGTTAAAAATCATTACAGGGCGCAGGCGTAAGGGGGTGGAAGCCTGCGCCCGGGAGAGCCTTATCTGGCTGTATTTTTGGGAAGGATGATTTCCACTTCGCTGTGCGGACGGGGGATTACGTGTACGCTGCGCAGTTCTCCGACCCTTTCGGCTGCGGCTGCACCGGCATCAACGGCTGCCTTGACCGCGCCGACGTCGCCGCGCACCATTACGGTAACCAGTCCTCCGCCGACCTGTTCGCGGCCGATAAGCACAACATTGGCGGCTTTGACCATGGCATCGGCAGCTTCCACCGCGCCTACAAGACCTCTGGTTTCAACCATTCCGAGAGCGTTGAGAGATGTCATCTTTTTCTCCTGTTAATGTACTGATTTTTAAATATTCGCTTTAACCGCTTCTGCTATCGAGAAACTCAGATCCTTGAGTTTGGACAGATCGGTTATGCCGTATTCTTCTTTGAGCAGGACCGCGATTCCCATGACCAGTCCTTCGCACTCGTCACACACTTCCTTGGTACAGGCCGGGTTGCCGCATCCGCCTTTGCCTTCTGCGGCAACAGCAGCGGAGTCTTCCACGCGGGTGATGCTGATCTTTCTCTTACGGAGTTCGTCTTTGGCTCCGGGAGTAAGGATCATGGAACTGTCCACATAAAGGGTGTGGCTTTCAGGGCTGATGAAGCAGTCGATATTTCCTGCTTCGATAAGTTTCTTTTTCATCTTTACCTCGTTCCCCGTACTAAGGCCTTTACGACCGAGGCGTCGGGTCCGGGGATGACGACCGCCTCAACAAGATTCTTGCCCAGAACGGCGGATGCCGCGTCCGCAGCTTCCTGAACAGCCGCAACATCACCGCTCATAACGAAATATGATTTGCCGTTTATTCCCTGCCCGGCGGCAAAACGGGCCAGTTCGATGCCGGAACGCTTCACCGCTGCGTCAGCCGCGGCAACTCCGGAGGATACGGACCGGCACTCAACCACGCCCACAGCCTGCACGTGTTCAAGAGGGACGTTTTTTTTCAGCACAGCCGCAACTTCCGGTGACAGATTGGAAATAACGAAACTTCCCATCAGCCTGTGACCGTAGTTGACCGCAGCATCAACACTGGCGCCGACTGCGGCTCGGTTGCCGGAAACAAAGATCAGGTACCTGCCGGAACAGATGGGGGCGGCCCGCACCAGTTCCACATCCGCAGCCTTCATCATGGCATCGGCCAGTTGAATACCGGCGGCAATGCTTTTGCTTTCGACTATGCCCAGCGTATCCACGGGGTTTACCTTACCTGTGCCTGAACTTCGTCAATAATGCCCACGATAGCGGCATCCACCGGGGCTTCATGGTTGCGCAGAGCCATGCGGGCGGAGCTTCCGGTGGTAACCAGAACCTGTTCTCCGATGCCCGCACCAACGCAGTCCACAGCCACGAAAATTTCATCGCTGCCTTTTTCCTCGATATCGAGCCGCTGAACAACCATCAGCTTCTCCCCGCTCAGTTCATCCTTCTTGCGGGTGGCCCAGACATTTCCGACAACTTTGCAGATAATCATAAAACAGTCCTTAAAGGGTCTTGCTGATGTTGATGTTCAATTCTTTTGCCGCTTCCGCTGCCAGAGGAGTGATTCTGGCTTCCGGCAAGACAACAAGCTCTTTCACACCCTGTTCCGCAGCCCTGCCGATTACCTTTTCGGTGATCAGATTTTCCCTGAATTTCAGGGACTCGGGCATGGGGCGCTGAAACCTTTTCAGGCCGAAGCCTGCAAGGGTTTTCTCATGGGCTTCATACAGGGCATACAACGGACCGGGAGCTGTCTGGCTGTATGCTTCGTAGCCGAATTCCAGAACTTCCACCGCGCGACCAAGCAACAGCTGTCTCAGAACCTCGGTCATGATCCTGCCGTGGGCTTTGCCGACTGCAAGGTCGGACATTTCGCAGACGCAGAGAGAGGGAACAATGTAACGGCTGAATTCAGTGCAGGGTGTTTTCTCACCAAAGAAACAGTAATCGTACCCATCGCCCAGGCTGTTGCGAACCTTTTCGGCCACAAGGCAGTCGTGCTCGGCCATAACCAGCACGCAGTCCCTTGCTGCTTCGGGCTTGAGTTGCTTCAGCACTTCTGCTGCGATGGATTTTACCAGTTCGTTTACGTCTACGCTCATTTGAGTTGTCTCCGGCAGCCCTTCGTTAACCGGAACCTTATTGAAAAGGGTCTCCGGTTCCTCATAAAATTTTTATTCCGCTACGGCCTGCTTTCAGCAGTTCAAGGCTATGCCCAGCGGGGTTACCAGAAACGGGTTGGCCGGTTTGTAAACCGGGATGCCCACTTCCTTTTCCACCACTTTTTCCATGTCCCTGAGGCAGCAGGTGCCGCCTACAAGATAGATGGCCGAAATATCGCGACCCTTTATATGGTTCCTGACAATGGACCCCATTTTTTGAACCACCGGACGGACGACAGGCAGGATCTCGGCCTGACGTCCGTCAACCTTTTTCAGATCTTCGGCTTCTTCAAAGCTGATTTTGTAACTGCCGGAAAGTACGAGAGTGACGTGGGTTCCACCGGTTGGTTCGTCCGCCACGTAAACAACTTCGCCGTTTTCCAGCACGGAAAGCCCGGTGGTGCCGCCGCCGATATCAACGATGACTCCGTTTTCAATGCCGAGAACGGCGTTTGCCGCAGTAGGCTCATCCAGCACAGAAGTCACTTCCAGACCGGCGGCTTCCACCACGTACTGATGGGTGGTTATGTCCTTTTGGCCGGTTCCCGGGGGAACCGCGATGGCGGCCCGTTCCAGCTTGCGGCCGAGTCTTTCTTCAAGCTCGCCGATCAGTTTGCGGGTGATGCGGGCAGCACCCATGTAGTCAACAACCAGACCGTCCCTGATAACCCGCGCGAATTCCATGGCACAGGCCACCGGCTGCTTTCTGCTGTTCAGGACCACCACCACAATGTAAGCGGTGCCGAGGTCCACACCCACAAGCAGTTCCTCGTCAGGTTTTACGGGCACAGTGTTCTCGATACAGCTTTCAAGCTCGCTGATCATCCGGTCTATTGTTGAAAAATCCATTCTCGTCTTTCCCTTATTTCTATCTTACGATCTTGCCGATAACGGACTTGTTCCAGCCTGCGCTGTTGCCTTCATCCGGATCGATATGCATGGCGAGTTTGAATTCGGGATTGACCCTTACGACAACGTCCTCGAGGATAACCGGACGTTCGCTTTCGAGACGCACGCAGACGCGGTCCTTGTCTTTAACGCCGTACTTGTCTCCGTCTTCGGG
This window harbors:
- a CDS encoding response regulator produces the protein MIDVKVVIVEDDARIADLHRRFTERVPGFSVVAIAQGLEDAKTMIRLYNPDLILLDLYFPEGTSLDMLREIRAKGIETDVILITAAREMGPLKEALRGGVFDYIIKPVILDRFVTCLEKFGEYFRRLHSEEAIEQKDVDSIRNLNPASSMSESCPETLPKGIDPLTLKKVKAAFGKDISGRQEGLSAEEMGEIIGASRSTARRYLEYLVSIGSIYPDVVYGTVGRPERKYFKN
- a CDS encoding sensor histidine kinase; this translates as MRLYNILTAVKPKTIQHYLAYMVAGLVLIQLGITWFLISDLTSNILKEQIGLRALQTAQSIAHTPMIRDELLLNDPEGKIQILAENIRKKTGATFIVVGDAENRRFSHPVPERIGQTFVGGDTGPVIKEGKSYVSEAVGTLGRSIRSFVPILSTDQKIIGFVSVGYLSASVKKSIAEHMHRPLIFILCLTLLGFVITACIARHLKKITLNLEPAEITNLYLERGAVLETIREGVIATDHKGEIRLANKAALKYTCFYSAELVGKHIDDVIPCAGLKHALTTGESEFDQERIVNGQELIFNIVPVLKDGAIKGLVASFRRKDELDRISHELSSIQEYSELMRGQTHEYSNKLHTIAGLIQIEAYQEALDLVSHESSGYEDLIRFLNKAVPHPVIAAIVLGKYNRARELKINFQVDREGTMVDVPDWIKQEKIVTIVGNLLDNAFEAVLEQDKDNRNVFLSFTDLGNDFVFEVEDSGPGIPPDKVEHIFEKGISSKGSTRRGLGLYLVRQRLDELGGFISVSTAKSGGTLFSVVIPKARCTVA
- a CDS encoding EutP/PduV family microcompartment system protein; amino-acid sequence: MKKMMFAGETRCGKSSLIRALSGESYTPRRAMAVEYFGPFINTPGEFLENSWFYHALITSSADCHVLALVQDSTRRTSLFPPLFASMFNRTVLGIVTKTDSPDADPVLAERFLRQAGAKKIIRTSSVSGEGIEEILSVLNSSDAGPAMEDSRKLEENR
- a CDS encoding BMC domain-containing protein — protein: MMDNGSNTKQRIIQEYVPGKQVTLAHLIASPHRDIYLKLGLDDSASGAIGIMTITPSEGVIIASDVATKAASVEIGFLDRFGGSLLIQGDVASVEASLRAVLDYFEQTLHYSSVELTRS
- a CDS encoding BMC domain-containing protein, which translates into the protein MNLRTIGCVELNSVAHGMHTADEMLKAAQVELVMARPTCPGRYIVVVTGDTGAVKSSVEVGCEIGADMVVDHFTIPSVHMDVIPALSGTSLVPGIDALGVIETCTTASCILAADAAAKAANVSLIEIRMAAGLAGKAFVTMTGDVGSVKASVEAGVEGVGDSGPVHSHVVIPSPSEEIKAQLI
- a CDS encoding 4Fe-4S dicluster domain-containing protein, whose amino-acid sequence is MAVNIVDVIRENGVVGAGGAGLPTHVKAEATVDTVLVNGASCEPLLMSDPYLMEEEVDTMIRGLEAIMDCTGAGKGIICLKGKHEKAVKAVKDAVARDASGRLECFVLKDFYPAGDEQVLVYEVLGRTVPERGIPLQVGAVVSNTESLFNVARAMEGKPVTHRYLTVGGEIRNPMVVKVPVGTLVSEVLEFAGGPTISDYKVVDGGPMMGRVLPDTAQPVTKTTSGLLVLPPDHNVIAAKVMDPDKLRRITNTVCCQCSRCTDLCPRNLLGHSLHPHKLMRVLVNNELDSDIAKEALLCSECGVCEKFACPMMVSPREVNARIKRILMKERITWESKGNTLAANPYRESRAIPTKRLIQRLNLAKYDVHPGYAGEFTPESVSIRLGQHIGAPAKCVVSAGDSVSCGDLIGEIPEGAMGARVHASIDGTVASVDNGVVVIRK
- a CDS encoding 1-propanol dehydrogenase PduQ, coding for MTQFYGKTKICYGEDALDNLETIPSKRAFIVTDPFMVKTGFADRVRTHLDRNGIPYIIFDEVEPDPSLETVTRGAQIFLKNQADLIIALGGGSPIDAAKSISFFAGKALEGKTRPMLVAIPTTSGTGAEVTSIAVVTDKVNEVKIPLNDEMLIPDMAILDSRFTRTLPPHVTAATGMDVLTHAIEAYTSRQANAFTSIYARYAIRYVFKYLKRAYMNGDDMEARDHMLLGSCMAGMAFNNSGLGITHSIAHSLGGIFHVPHGLANAVVLPHAIKFNSFDVGIRYHEIATMLGLPAKTVEEGTRSLIEAVSGLNEFMGIPNNIGELKIDENIFRSSLDTIARNVLDDICTAGNPRIPSRYDVKELLLKAW
- a CDS encoding BMC domain-containing protein produces the protein MTSLNALGMVETRGLVGAVEAADAMVKAANVVLIGREQVGGGLVTVMVRGDVGAVKAAVDAGAAAAERVGELRSVHVIPRPHSEVEIILPKNTAR
- a CDS encoding BMC domain-containing protein codes for the protein MDTLGIVESKSIAAGIQLADAMMKAADVELVRAAPICSGRYLIFVSGNRAAVGASVDAAVNYGHRLMGSFVISNLSPEVAAVLKKNVPLEHVQAVGVVECRSVSSGVAAADAAVKRSGIELARFAAGQGINGKSYFVMSGDVAAVQEAADAASAVLGKNLVEAVVIPGPDASVVKALVRGTR
- a CDS encoding EutN/CcmL family microcompartment protein, with the protein product MIICKVVGNVWATRKKDELSGEKLMVVQRLDIEEKGSDEIFVAVDCVGAGIGEQVLVTTGSSARMALRNHEAPVDAAIVGIIDEVQAQVR
- the eutJ gene encoding ethanolamine utilization protein EutJ; this encodes MDFSTIDRMISELESCIENTVPVKPDEELLVGVDLGTAYIVVVVLNSRKQPVACAMEFARVIRDGLVVDYMGAARITRKLIGELEERLGRKLERAAIAVPPGTGQKDITTHQYVVEAAGLEVTSVLDEPTAANAVLGIENGVIVDIGGGTTGLSVLENGEVVYVADEPTGGTHVTLVLSGSYKISFEEAEDLKKVDGRQAEILPVVRPVVQKMGSIVRNHIKGRDISAIYLVGGTCCLRDMEKVVEKEVGIPVYKPANPFLVTPLGIALNC